A section of the Dehalobacter sp. DCM genome encodes:
- a CDS encoding Cof-type HAD-IIB family hydrolase yields MIKLIAMDLDDTLLNDEGCISEENKEAVRRAVAQGVKVTLATGRMAFSARKHARELCLDVPIITYNGALIEQAGNAEIIYRKVIPPALGAEIVRRLYPKEIHTQVFIKDNVYTYRANQHSEAYEKMTGIRIITTDLVALLENEPEGADKIQCIGEEHALMTATEEVSRLYADRLHFTTSRAHYMDIIEKSVNKGNALKVLAEQLGILPEEVMAIGDNHNDMEMICYAGTGVAMGNALEELKEIADYVTLSNQENGVAHAIERFALK; encoded by the coding sequence ATGATCAAGCTCATTGCTATGGATCTTGATGATACATTGCTTAACGATGAAGGCTGCATTTCTGAAGAGAATAAAGAGGCGGTTCGCCGGGCCGTCGCTCAAGGGGTCAAAGTGACGCTGGCTACGGGGAGGATGGCTTTTTCCGCAAGGAAGCATGCCCGGGAACTGTGTTTGGATGTACCGATCATCACGTATAACGGGGCTTTAATCGAACAAGCCGGCAATGCGGAGATCATATACCGTAAAGTGATTCCCCCGGCCCTGGGAGCAGAGATTGTCCGCCGCCTATATCCAAAGGAGATCCATACCCAGGTTTTTATAAAAGATAATGTGTATACGTATAGGGCTAATCAGCATTCCGAAGCGTATGAAAAGATGACGGGTATTAGAATCATCACCACCGATCTGGTGGCCTTGTTGGAAAACGAACCGGAGGGTGCGGATAAAATCCAATGCATTGGTGAAGAACACGCTTTAATGACCGCAACGGAAGAAGTCAGCAGGCTCTATGCTGATCGTCTGCATTTTACGACGTCTCGGGCGCATTATATGGATATTATCGAAAAATCTGTTAATAAAGGTAACGCGTTGAAGGTTTTGGCTGAACAGCTCGGCATCCTTCCGGAAGAAGTGATGGCGATTGGGGATAACCATAATGATATGGAAATGATCTGTTATGCCGGTACCGGCGTCGCCATGGGCAACGCGCTTGAAGAACTGAAGGAAATTGCCGATTATGTTACCCTGTCCAATCAAGAAAATGGGGTAGCTCATGCGATTGAGAGGTTTGCATTAAAGTAA